The nucleotide window TCCGCCCCCCTACAGCCCTCCCACTCCGCATCCCCGCCCGCCCCGCGCGCCTCGACCCTCGCCTCCCCGCCCGCGGCCGTCCCCTCCAAACCCAAGCGGCCCCAGGCGGAACCCGGCCACCTCCACATCGACTTCGACCATCCCCTCGAGGCGGGCACGCTGCGGGTCTGGGTCGACGATGAACTGGTCGTGGATCAAAAGCTGAGCAGCCGCGTCCACAAGGAAGCCCTGGTCTTTAAGGTCCGCCGGGGGAACCTCATGGAGCTGCTGGATGTGAGCCCGGGGAACCACGAGGTTCGCGTGCAGGTGAAGTGGGAGGACAACGACAAGACGGAGCGCATCTCCGGGGTCTTCAAGGCCGGGGTGACGAAGCGGCTGGAGGCGAGTCTGGGCTGGCTTAGGAAGAACCTCTCCCTCGATTGGAAGTGAGGGCCGCCCTGAGGAAGCGCGTGGCTCGGCGATGGATGCCGGGGCAGCTGCTCTCGCGGGGCCCGGCCACGTTCAGCACGCGGATCCTGCGCCCGCGGAGCCAGTCCCCGACCCGGGACGGGGAATGGTCCAGACTGAGGTCCAGGACCAGAAGCGGCCGCCGGCGCCGGCGCGCCGTGCGAATGGTGAGCGCGGTCCCCCCCGTCGCTCGTCCGCAGCACAGGACCAGGGTTCCGTCCGCGTCCCTCACGTTCCACTCTGTCCGCTGCCGGTAGGCCGGGGTCGGCGTCTCGAGCAGCGGATACCGCCGGGGGATAGGGCCGTCCTCGGCTTTCCTGCCCTTGGGGCACCACCCTCCGCAAGAGAGGCCCAGGCCAAGGGCCACGTCGAGGGCGGCGCGGTCCACGCCGGTCTGTCCGCCGGAGACGATCTGCCGAACCCTGCTCACGGCGCCCCGCACCAACGCTCCGTTTGCGGCCCGAACGCCCGATTGGGTATTCTGCCCCCGGCCGCACGGGATCGTCTCGCCGAGGGCCAGATGCCATGAGCAGGCCCCACCCCGAAACCCGGGCCGGACACGCCCCGAAGGATGGTCCCCGCCACGAATCCTTCATGCAGCAAGCCCTGGCCGAGGCCCGCAAGGCCCTTCACCTCGGGGAGGTTCCGGTGGGAGCGGTGCTCGTCTTGGGCGAGAAGGTGGTGGCGCATGGCTTCAACCAGCCGATTCAGGCCCGGGACCCTACCGCCCATGCGGAGGTAGTGGCCCTGCGGAGGGCGGCCAAGAAA belongs to Vicinamibacteria bacterium and includes:
- a CDS encoding putative molybdenum carrier protein, with product MSRVRQIVSGGQTGVDRAALDVALGLGLSCGGWCPKGRKAEDGPIPRRYPLLETPTPAYRQRTEWNVRDADGTLVLCCGRATGGTALTIRTARRRRRPLLVLDLSLDHSPSRVGDWLRGRRIRVLNVAGPRESSCPGIHRRATRFLRAALTSNRGRGSS
- the tadA gene encoding tRNA adenosine(34) deaminase TadA, whose translation is MSRPHPETRAGHAPKDGPRHESFMQQALAEARKALHLGEVPVGAVLVLGEKVVAHGFNQPIQARDPTAHAEVVALRRAAKKVGNYRLTGATLYVTIEPCLMCVGALVHARVSTLVYGAVEPKAGAIRSVLDIEKLRLN